From one Paenibacillus sp. FSL K6-1330 genomic stretch:
- the sufD gene encoding Fe-S cluster assembly protein SufD, with protein MTTQTILPVNAEALKALSESKQEPAWLTDSRLASLELAGQLELPKLEKQRIERWNIQSYGEYKESNKLASLDELPEQVAKLVEGSREGGLVIQRNSGTVYVSLAPELAAKGVIFTDLETAVKEHADLVKPYLHQALKNDEHSMAALHAAVWNGGVFLYVPKNVEVDVPLQAVMLTDDAEATFAPHVLIVAEANSQITYVDNYVSDSLAAPLTHNGAVEVFANNGAKVRYASVHQLAGEVTDVTFRRAMLDNDASIEWIVGEMNNGDTASDTMSILKGNGSTSDAKVIAVGSGSQKLNYTTRAKHYGKSSESQMITRAVMREEAQAIINGITKIEKGATKADGQQTERVLMLSPKARGDANPILLIDEDDVTAGHAASVGQVNQEQIYYLMSRGISRTVAESLIIYGFLAPVVSEIPLEGLRDQLQGLVERKLGQ; from the coding sequence ATGACTACACAAACCATTCTTCCGGTCAACGCTGAGGCTCTGAAGGCATTGTCCGAAAGTAAACAGGAACCGGCCTGGCTGACAGACAGCCGTTTGGCTTCCCTGGAACTGGCTGGCCAGTTGGAACTGCCCAAGCTGGAGAAACAACGCATCGAGCGCTGGAACATCCAAAGCTATGGTGAATATAAAGAGAGCAACAAACTTGCTTCCCTTGACGAATTGCCAGAACAGGTAGCCAAACTTGTCGAAGGTTCAAGAGAAGGCGGCTTGGTTATTCAACGCAACTCGGGAACCGTATATGTAAGTCTGGCTCCGGAACTTGCCGCCAAAGGCGTGATTTTCACCGATTTGGAAACAGCGGTTAAAGAACACGCGGATTTGGTTAAACCTTATCTGCATCAAGCGCTTAAGAATGACGAGCATTCGATGGCCGCTCTGCATGCTGCTGTATGGAACGGTGGGGTGTTCCTCTATGTTCCTAAGAATGTGGAGGTCGATGTACCTCTGCAGGCGGTGATGCTGACGGATGATGCCGAAGCAACATTTGCTCCGCATGTGCTGATCGTAGCTGAAGCGAACAGTCAGATCACTTATGTAGACAACTACGTATCGGATTCTCTGGCAGCACCGTTGACCCATAACGGAGCAGTGGAAGTATTCGCCAACAATGGCGCAAAGGTGCGTTATGCTTCCGTTCACCAATTGGCTGGGGAAGTAACCGATGTTACATTCCGTCGTGCGATGCTGGACAATGACGCTTCGATCGAGTGGATCGTTGGTGAAATGAACAATGGCGATACAGCTAGCGATACCATGAGTATCCTAAAGGGCAACGGCTCGACATCTGATGCAAAAGTCATCGCGGTAGGTTCCGGATCCCAGAAGCTCAACTACACCACGCGAGCGAAGCATTATGGCAAGAGCTCCGAATCCCAGATGATTACCCGTGCGGTTATGCGCGAAGAGGCACAAGCCATCATCAACGGAATTACCAAGATCGAGAAGGGTGCAACGAAGGCGGACGGACAACAGACCGAGCGTGTGCTGATGCTCAGCCCGAAAGCTCGCGGTGACGCGAACCCGATTCTGTTGATTGACGAGGATGATGTAACAGCTGGACACGCAGCGTCCGTAGGACAAGTGAATCAGGAGCAAATTTACTACCTGATGTCCCGTGGTATTTCGCGTACCGTAGCAGAATCCTTGATTATATACGGCTTCCTGGCTCCGGTAGTCAGCGAAATTCCGCTTGAGGGACTTCGCGACCAACTGCAGGGGCTCGTTGAAAGGAAGCTGGGACAATGA
- the sufC gene encoding Fe-S cluster assembly ATPase SufC, whose product MSTKFVIEGLKATIEGKEILKGINLEMKGGEVHAIMGPNGTGKSTLASALMGHPKYEVTEGKVFLNDEDVLEMEVDERALAGLFLAMQYPSEIAGVTNSDFLRSSINARRGEGNEISLIKFIRQMEGKMKELEMNPEFAHRYLNEGFSGGEKKRNEILQMMMLDPKIVVLDEIDSGLDIDALRIVANGVNAMKSEERGFLIITHYQRLLNYITPDYVHVMMQGRIVKSGGPELAQRLEAEGYDWIKEELGITDETVGQDA is encoded by the coding sequence ATGTCAACCAAGTTTGTCATTGAAGGATTGAAAGCAACAATCGAAGGCAAGGAGATTCTTAAAGGTATCAACCTTGAGATGAAGGGCGGAGAAGTTCATGCCATCATGGGACCAAACGGTACAGGCAAAAGTACTTTGGCTTCCGCGTTGATGGGGCATCCTAAATATGAAGTTACAGAAGGTAAAGTATTCCTTAACGATGAAGACGTGCTGGAGATGGAAGTTGACGAGCGCGCCCTCGCAGGTCTGTTCCTGGCCATGCAATATCCAAGCGAAATCGCCGGCGTTACGAACTCCGATTTCCTGCGCAGTTCCATCAACGCACGCCGGGGTGAAGGCAATGAGATTTCCCTAATCAAGTTCATTCGTCAAATGGAAGGCAAAATGAAGGAGCTCGAGATGAATCCTGAGTTCGCTCACCGTTACCTGAACGAAGGTTTCTCCGGTGGTGAGAAGAAACGTAACGAAATCCTGCAAATGATGATGCTGGATCCGAAAATCGTCGTGCTTGACGAGATCGACTCCGGTCTTGATATCGATGCTTTGAGAATTGTGGCGAACGGTGTCAATGCCATGAAATCCGAGGAACGCGGTTTCTTGATTATTACCCACTATCAACGTTTGCTTAACTATATCACTCCAGATTACGTTCATGTGATGATGCAAGGACGTATCGTAAAATCCGGCGGCCCTGAACTGGCACAGCGCCTGGAGGCAGAAGGTTATGACTGGATTAAGGAAGAGCTGGGCATTACTGATGAAACTGTAGGTCAAGACGCGTAA
- a CDS encoding Dps family protein has product MAKTTSGKAAGKTKNASLEQLLNQQVANFNVLYVKLHNYHWYVTGEQFYSLHVKFEELYDEVTLKMDEVAERLLSIKGKPAATMKEYLELATVQEASGNEDTRGMVQALIEDFATVSEELAEGIEMAEEAGDAPTADMFTGFKADLEKHMWMLRSFLG; this is encoded by the coding sequence ATGGCAAAAACTACATCTGGCAAAGCTGCAGGAAAAACGAAGAACGCAAGTCTGGAGCAATTGTTGAATCAACAGGTTGCGAACTTCAACGTGCTCTATGTCAAACTCCACAATTATCACTGGTATGTAACCGGAGAGCAATTCTACTCCCTTCATGTTAAATTCGAAGAATTGTATGATGAAGTTACGCTTAAAATGGATGAGGTTGCGGAGCGCCTGCTGTCGATTAAAGGCAAACCGGCTGCAACGATGAAAGAATATTTGGAACTTGCAACGGTCCAGGAGGCTTCAGGCAACGAGGATACCCGCGGCATGGTACAAGCCTTGATTGAAGACTTTGCAACCGTATCCGAGGAGCTGGCGGAAGGCATCGAAATGGCCGAGGAAGCCGGAGATGCGCCAACAGCGGACATGTTCACCGGGTTTAAGGCTGATCTTGAGAAGCATATGTGGATGCTGCGTTCGTTCCTTGGATAA